One Halioglobus japonicus DNA segment encodes these proteins:
- a CDS encoding DUF1272 domain-containing protein: MLELRPNCECCDRDLPPDSTEAMICTYECTFCRRCVDEILDNVCPNCGGGFSARPIRPQTARRPGVSLEHQPASARRVSTRHSIDELREFSATAKHIPPESR, translated from the coding sequence ATGCTGGAACTGCGCCCCAACTGCGAATGCTGTGACAGGGACCTGCCGCCGGACTCGACCGAGGCAATGATCTGCACCTATGAATGCACATTCTGTCGCCGCTGTGTCGATGAGATACTCGACAACGTGTGTCCCAACTGCGGCGGTGGTTTCAGTGCCAGGCCGATCAGGCCGCAAACCGCAAGGCGGCCCGGTGTCAGCCTCGAGCATCAGCCTGCCTCGGCCAGGCGGGTGAGTACCCGTCACTCCATCGATGAACTTCGCGAATTCTCCGCCACGGCCAAGCACATCCCTCCCGAGTCGCGATGA
- a CDS encoding DUF2141 domain-containing protein: MKKLAATLAIALALPLAAEETGMINLELNGLANASGSLYIGFYDSRDTWLGDATVTNLVLDVEQSREGELVKGNIELPVGEYAFSLYFDANGNGEMDTNFIGIPKEPVAMSNNAKVRFGPPDYEDAVFILTAEGVTQNIVVVTLD; this comes from the coding sequence ATGAAAAAACTGGCTGCCACTTTAGCAATCGCTCTTGCTTTGCCACTGGCCGCAGAAGAAACCGGCATGATTAATCTAGAGCTCAACGGTTTGGCGAACGCTTCTGGCTCACTCTATATCGGCTTTTACGATTCAAGGGACACCTGGCTCGGTGATGCCACCGTAACGAACCTGGTGCTGGATGTCGAGCAATCACGCGAGGGGGAGTTGGTGAAGGGCAACATTGAGCTACCTGTAGGCGAGTACGCATTTTCCCTCTATTTCGACGCCAATGGCAACGGCGAGATGGATACCAACTTTATTGGCATACCCAAGGAACCTGTGGCCATGTCTAACAACGCCAAGGTGCGCTTCGGGCCGCCCGATTACGAAGACGCCGTATTCATCCTCACCGCAGAGGGCGTTACTCAGAATATTGTGGTCGTAACCTTAGACTGA
- a CDS encoding AraC family transcriptional regulator yields MNTISPVYARLVLRDLEQHDIDPSPLFIGTGLSRQTLLEGGDISLDDFLHILRTGQALAPDNRLGLMLGRNAHTSVLGPLGAAMNIAPSVREGLRLLESFTRVHISYIDFDISTSPTGVTLGIIYREDTGTLEYFHTETTVMLLQQYIETTVGETLVDAHYEFAYPTPDNLEDYQAALHGELSFDAARNQVHLPRYWLDRPSPYFHAEMWQQAQLDLSRLLAEQSKSIDGTFTRHISAQLRSGEPPLPDLEAVAASLHVSQRTLNRRLLQEGSSYRQLKSAALAHWGKLYLEHTDDSVESIAAALGYQDAANFRRAFRRNVGTTPNTYRMDRRGDR; encoded by the coding sequence ATGAATACGATCAGTCCCGTTTATGCTCGCCTGGTCCTGCGGGACCTCGAGCAGCACGACATCGACCCCAGCCCACTCTTCATTGGCACGGGCCTGAGTCGGCAGACATTGCTTGAGGGCGGTGACATCTCGCTCGACGACTTTCTGCATATTCTGCGCACCGGTCAGGCGCTCGCACCCGACAACCGCCTGGGATTGATGCTGGGCCGCAATGCCCACACCTCGGTGCTCGGGCCACTGGGGGCCGCCATGAACATTGCACCGTCAGTGCGCGAGGGCCTGCGATTGCTGGAGAGTTTTACGCGAGTGCATATCAGCTATATCGACTTCGATATCAGCACTTCGCCGACCGGCGTGACCCTGGGCATCATTTATCGCGAAGACACCGGCACACTGGAATACTTCCACACCGAAACAACGGTAATGCTGCTGCAGCAGTATATAGAGACCACGGTGGGCGAAACGCTGGTCGATGCGCACTATGAATTCGCATACCCCACACCCGACAATCTCGAGGATTATCAGGCGGCGCTGCACGGTGAGCTGAGTTTCGACGCAGCGCGCAACCAGGTCCACTTACCCCGCTACTGGCTGGACAGGCCCTCGCCCTACTTCCACGCCGAGATGTGGCAGCAGGCGCAACTGGACCTGTCGCGTCTGCTGGCAGAACAAAGCAAATCCATTGACGGCACCTTCACACGCCATATCAGCGCCCAGTTACGCAGCGGGGAACCGCCACTTCCCGATCTCGAGGCAGTGGCCGCTAGCCTGCACGTATCGCAACGCACCCTCAATCGACGCCTACTGCAGGAGGGCAGCAGCTACCGCCAGTTAAAATCAGCGGCGCTCGCCCACTGGGGCAAACTCTACCTGGAGCACACCGACGACAGCGTTGAGAGCATCGCTGCGGCACTGGGCTACCAGGACGCGGCAAATTTTCGGCGCGCGTTTCGACGGAACGTAGGGACAACGCCCAACACCTACAGGATGGACCGGCGGGGCGATCGCTAG
- a CDS encoding DUF3291 domain-containing protein encodes MSTEFHLAQFNIARALGTMDEPVMREFAENLERINGLADANPEFVWRLQSEQGDATDILAYEDESLLVNMSVWQSLDALRDYVYASEHLDFLKKKKHWFEKVEGPSLVLWWIPAGTLPSIQDGKQALEHLRVHGSSPRGFTFANPEPKPTAA; translated from the coding sequence ATGAGCACAGAATTTCACCTCGCACAGTTTAATATCGCTCGTGCCCTGGGCACCATGGACGAGCCGGTGATGCGCGAGTTTGCCGAGAACCTCGAGCGCATTAACGGCCTCGCCGATGCCAACCCGGAATTTGTCTGGCGCCTGCAGAGTGAGCAGGGCGATGCTACCGACATCCTCGCTTACGAGGATGAGTCTCTGCTGGTGAATATGTCTGTGTGGCAGTCTCTGGATGCATTGCGCGACTATGTTTATGCCAGTGAACACCTCGATTTCCTGAAGAAAAAGAAGCACTGGTTCGAGAAAGTGGAGGGTCCCAGCCTGGTGCTTTGGTGGATCCCAGCGGGCACTTTGCCCTCTATACAGGACGGCAAACAAGCCCTGGAACATTTGCGCGTTCACGGCTCCTCGCCGCGTGGTTTTACCTTTGCCAATCCCGAACCGAAACCGACCGCTGCTTGA
- a CDS encoding fatty acid desaturase family protein, which yields MSKADTLDQQALQSAKRYMGEVAWPTIILGLSLGAGYLAILAGSLTGQLPLWAAVPLMASVTYLSYTVLHEAVHGSISGSHPSLRWINESLGYMAAWILMTPLTAHRHEHLAHHRHTNSAGEDPDFDVSKIRNAPVDAALAALNVARGQYTYYVRHRWSRAQGKQNLYFCLEIAAAVLPRLGLLVAGYWQEVVLLMGIAWLIGLAIVLYLFAYLVHRPHRDVGRYVDTSTILVPGRLHKLVTWLWVFQNYHSIHHLFSRVPFYHYVRLFDEIEPIMRAKGAPIYQLTVRGMVASSREPEAAAAG from the coding sequence ATGAGCAAGGCGGACACGCTGGACCAGCAGGCATTGCAAAGTGCCAAGCGCTACATGGGCGAGGTGGCCTGGCCCACGATAATCCTCGGGTTGAGTCTGGGGGCAGGGTACCTGGCGATTCTGGCCGGCAGCCTGACTGGACAACTGCCACTGTGGGCAGCGGTGCCGCTGATGGCGAGCGTGACATACCTGAGCTACACCGTATTGCATGAGGCTGTTCACGGCTCGATTAGCGGCAGTCACCCCTCACTGCGTTGGATCAATGAGTCTCTGGGGTATATGGCCGCCTGGATTCTCATGACGCCGCTTACTGCCCATCGGCATGAGCATCTGGCTCATCATCGCCATACCAACAGCGCCGGGGAGGACCCTGACTTTGACGTCAGCAAGATACGCAACGCCCCGGTTGACGCTGCGCTGGCAGCGCTCAATGTTGCCAGGGGACAGTACACCTACTACGTCAGACACCGCTGGTCTCGTGCTCAGGGTAAGCAAAACCTGTACTTCTGCCTGGAGATAGCGGCCGCGGTGCTGCCGAGGCTTGGCCTATTGGTCGCCGGCTATTGGCAGGAAGTGGTGTTGCTCATGGGCATTGCCTGGCTGATTGGGTTGGCCATCGTGTTATACCTGTTCGCTTACCTGGTGCATCGGCCGCACCGCGATGTTGGTCGCTATGTCGACACCTCCACCATTCTGGTACCGGGGCGGCTACACAAACTGGTGACCTGGCTGTGGGTGTTCCAGAACTATCATTCGATCCACCATCTATTCTCGCGTGTGCCGTTTTATCACTACGTGCGCTTGTTCGACGAAATCGAGCC